Part of the Aquamicrobium lusatiense genome is shown below.
CAAAGGCTTCGGATATTTCGGCGGAGCATGAGATTTTCGTGGCCACCACCCGGCGCCAGTCCATCGATCAGCCGCGCACCGTCTATGGTGGTGACCGCTCTGCCAACGTCGCCTATGCAAGTGTCGACATAACGGTTCCGCGTATCCACGAGACAGGCCGCATAGAAAGAGCGAAAGGCCGGGCACCCGCAGACCCCGCCAAGCACTTCACGGCACGCAGCGTCAGCTTCTACAAGGAGCCGGAGCAGTTTGCCCGCGCCATTGATGCCAGTATCGTCGAAAACAAGGACCACAGGGTTCTTGTTTTCGTCCACGGTTTTAACAATGGTTTCGACGACGGCGTGTATCGCATCACGCAGATCGTGAATGACGCGCAGTATAGCGGAACACCGGTGCTGTTCTCATGGGCATCGAGCGCCAGGACAACCGGCTATCTGTACGACAAGGAAAGCGCCAACGCAGCCCGTGACGACCTTGAAGCGACGCTGCGCATGCTGGCCAAAAGCAAAGCCACAAGCATCGATATCCTTGCACACTCCATGGGCACATGGGTGACCATGGAAACGCTGCGCCAGCTCGCAATCCGTGGCGACCGCGATCTTGGCGGCAAGCTGGGCAACGTGGTTCTGGCTTCGCCCGATATCGACGTCGACGTGTTCAAGAAGCAGATGTTGAGATACGGAACGCCGAAGAGGCCGTTCGTCGTCCTGCTCTCGGACGATGACCGGGCGCTTCAGCTTTCAACCTTCATTTCGGGCGACAAGCCGCGCGTGGGCGATTACGCCGACGCGGCCGATCTTGCCAGCTATGGCGTGATCGTTGCGGACCTTACTCAGGCCCGCTCCGGTGACAGGCTCAATCACGCCAAATTCGCCGACAATCCGTTCCTCGTTCAGCTTCTTGGCGAAGGCCTGCGGTCCAACGCGGGGCTGGCGGCAGCCGAAAATGGCGATTTGGGCAATCCGATGAGCACCATCGGTAAAGACATTGGTCAGGCCGTGGGGTCGGTGGCAGATATCGTCATCACCACGCCGTTCAAGGTACTGTCGATCGCGACTGGCGGTTAGACAACGGTTCGCGAACCGCCAATCCAGATCTGTACCCGACACCTGTCATGACGATTCATGACAGGTGTTGGAAAACATCAGTTGACGAACGCCGTGCGAGCCGTGAGAAACAAGCCGCGCGGACGTGGCGGAACTGGTAGACGCAAGGGACTTAAAATCCCTCGGAGCGATCCGTACGGGTTCGATTCCCGTCGTCCGCACCACTTGCTGGCTTTCCACGGAGACTCCTGTTCGATTGTGTATAACCGGTACTGGTCACGGC
Proteins encoded:
- a CDS encoding alpha/beta hydrolase → MRLKALWIVALIALVSGCAGPGRHELLNISSFPAKASDISAEHEIFVATTRRQSIDQPRTVYGGDRSANVAYASVDITVPRIHETGRIERAKGRAPADPAKHFTARSVSFYKEPEQFARAIDASIVENKDHRVLVFVHGFNNGFDDGVYRITQIVNDAQYSGTPVLFSWASSARTTGYLYDKESANAARDDLEATLRMLAKSKATSIDILAHSMGTWVTMETLRQLAIRGDRDLGGKLGNVVLASPDIDVDVFKKQMLRYGTPKRPFVVLLSDDDRALQLSTFISGDKPRVGDYADAADLASYGVIVADLTQARSGDRLNHAKFADNPFLVQLLGEGLRSNAGLAAAENGDLGNPMSTIGKDIGQAVGSVADIVITTPFKVLSIATGG